The DNA window ATTGCATTAATAGCAACCAATACTTTTTGTTGATTTTCCCTCACCAAATTTTGTTCAAATTTTGGTGGAATTTCTAGAATAATATCTGATTTTTCGCTTTCTATAGTTTCAAAAGCTTTTTGGTAGTCTTCACCGTAATATTGTAATTTGAAATAGTTACTTGCGGTAATTTTTTGAATTAATTCCCTTGAAAAACTAGAGTGGTCATGGTCTACAACAGATAGATTGATGTTTTTTATCTCATAACTTGCTGCTAAAGGCAAGATGATGAGCTGCATCATCGGTGTAACAAAAATAATGGCCAATATAGATTTGTTCCGAAAAATTTGTCGGAATTCTTTACGAAGTAAGAAGAGTAGCTGTTTCATTTTAAATTTTAGCGTTTTGTCATTCTGAATGGAGCGTAGCGTAATGAAGAATCTATTCTATTTCTTTATTTAAAAATTTCCAATCAGGATTAACATCTTTTATCAAATTTTCTTTTTTAATCTTGTCCAACCTTTGAGTTGTTTTTCTCTTGCTATTGCAATTTCAACATTTTGATTCGTTCCTCATTTCGTTCAGAATGACAAAATGTAATTTTTTGCATCATTCTAATCTTATTTTAAATTTTTTCACAGCAATCGTGAAAAGAACCATCATCATTCCTGTTAAAATTAAAAGAGATTTCCAGATTACGGCGAGTCCTGTTCCTTTGATCATAATATTTTTAATCATGATATAATACCATTTTGCAGGGATAATATTAGACATCACTTGTATTGGAATGGGCATATTTTCGATAGGAAACATAAATCCGCTTAGCAAAATTGTAGGAAGCATGGTTCCCATCAACGAAAAAAGCATAGCTTGTTGTTGAGTTTTTGAAAAAATAGAAATTAAAATCCCGATAAGTAAATTGGTGATAATGAAAATAGTGCTCACAAAAAATAGTAAAATAATGCTTCCTTTTATGGGTAAATCCAGTAAAAAATAACTTAAAATCAAAATCACACTTAAAATTCCCATCGCTAAAATAAAGTAAGGAATTGCCTTAGAAATAATGATAAATTGAGGTTTCATAGGTGAAACCAATAGAATTTCCATCGTTCCTGTTTCTTTTTCTTTTACGATGGCAATTGCGGTCATCATCACGCAAACAATCAATAAAACGAGTGCAACAACTCCCGGAACGAAATTAGGCGCTCCTTTCAGTTGAGGATTATAGAGCATTCTAATTTCTGGAGAAACAGAAAACGTTTGCAGCGTTTCCTTTTGTTGACTTTGATAGAAATCTAGGACAATATTTTGGAAATAATTCGCGATTTGATTTCCGAGGTTTACATCTGTTCCATCCACTAAAATCTGCAATTTTGCTTTTTTTCCTTGCGTTAAATTTTCTGAGAAATCAGAAGGAATAACGAGAAGTAGCTTTGTTTTTCCGTCTTTAAAAGCGTTTTCA is part of the Cloacibacterium normanense genome and encodes:
- a CDS encoding ABC transporter permease; the protein is MKQLFPFIRKEFYHLLRDRRTLFILLAMPIIQVLLFGFALSTEIKNTKVAVFDQDKSIFSAQLVSKIHENQYFDIEKNLTSNKDFENAFKDGKTKLLLVIPSDFSENLTQGKKAKLQILVDGTDVNLGNQIANYFQNIVLDFYQSQQKETLQTFSVSPEIRMLYNPQLKGAPNFVPGVVALVLLIVCVMMTAIAIVKEKETGTMEILLVSPMKPQFIIISKAIPYFILAMGILSVILILSYFLLDLPIKGSIILLFFVSTIFIITNLLIGILISIFSKTQQQAMLFSLMGTMLPTILLSGFMFPIENMPIPIQVMSNIIPAKWYYIMIKNIMIKGTGLAVIWKSLLILTGMMMVLFTIAVKKFKIRLE